Proteins from a genomic interval of Rhodococcoides fascians A25f:
- the rpsB gene encoding 30S ribosomal protein S2 — MAVVTMKQLLDSGTHFGHQTRRWNPKMKRFIFTDRNGIYIIDLQQTLTFIDKAYEFVKETVAHNGTVLFVGTKKQAQESIAAEATRVGMPYVNQRWLGGMLTNFQTVHKRLLRLKELEAMEQTGGFEGRTKKEILMLTREMTKLDRTLGGIRDMAKVPSAIWIVDTNKEHLAVAEARKLNIPVIAILDTNCDPDVVDYPIPGNDDAIRSAALLTKVVASAVAEGVQARAGQNTASDAKPEVGAGEPLAEWELEQLQQASPAADAPATEAPAAEEAPATDAPAAEAPAAEEAPAAQA, encoded by the coding sequence ATGGCTGTAGTAACAATGAAGCAGCTGCTCGACAGCGGCACACACTTCGGACACCAGACCCGTCGCTGGAACCCGAAGATGAAGCGATTCATCTTCACCGACCGCAACGGCATCTACATCATCGACTTGCAGCAGACTCTGACCTTCATCGACAAGGCCTACGAGTTCGTCAAAGAGACCGTCGCCCACAACGGCACGGTTCTGTTCGTCGGAACCAAGAAGCAGGCACAGGAGTCCATCGCCGCTGAGGCGACCCGCGTGGGCATGCCCTACGTGAACCAGCGCTGGCTCGGTGGCATGCTCACCAACTTCCAGACTGTGCACAAGCGTCTGCTCCGCCTCAAGGAGCTCGAGGCCATGGAGCAGACCGGTGGCTTCGAGGGACGCACCAAGAAGGAAATCCTCATGCTCACGCGTGAGATGACCAAGCTCGACCGCACCCTCGGTGGCATCCGAGACATGGCCAAGGTTCCGTCGGCCATCTGGATCGTCGACACCAACAAGGAGCATCTCGCCGTTGCCGAGGCTCGCAAGTTGAACATCCCGGTCATCGCGATCCTCGACACCAACTGCGATCCCGACGTGGTCGACTACCCGATCCCGGGCAACGACGACGCGATCCGTTCCGCTGCGCTGCTGACCAAGGTCGTCGCATCCGCAGTCGCCGAGGGCGTGCAGGCGCGAGCAGGTCAGAACACTGCATCCGACGCCAAGCCCGAGGTCGGCGCAGGCGAGCCCCTCGCCGAGTGGGAGCTCGAGCAGCTCCAGCAGGCGTCACCGGCAGCCGACGCACCGGCAACCGAGGCACCGGCAGCAGAGGAAGCTCCGGCAACCGACGCTCCCGCTGCAGAGGCTCCGGCAGCAGAGGAAGCACCGGCCGCTCAGGCTTGA
- a CDS encoding MinD/ParA family ATP-binding protein has translation MHGRQDFAAQGQEPGDRSGTAPENGSRPASSEPSSRSPRQPPPWQTPDSIDRRAVPPRYNPPVPLEPGPVAPEPNRHLPAQSRPEEFPAPTGGWSPQPWAGAPNPYRPNSQDLGADSLLKRPKRASNSGWRRGVHRLTGGVINPGESTAEERYRNQVERIRQPVLGDYRIAFLSLKGGVGKTTTTLGLGSTFASLRGDCVIAVDANPDFGTLGERVPRQTASTVRDLLAAAPNIRRYSDIREHTSQAPSRLEVLAGERDPAASEMFGEEDYRAVIDMLQVYYNLILTDCGTGIMHSAMNGVLQLANALVLVSSPAVDGARSAAATLDWLELHGYGHLVERTVVVISSVRPGSSAVDMNLLQQHFLERCRAVLVVPFDEHLAEGAVVDLDMLRPQTRSAFVELAAMVADDFPAASGRHSGPPR, from the coding sequence ATGCATGGCCGTCAGGACTTCGCGGCGCAGGGCCAGGAGCCCGGCGACCGAAGCGGCACGGCACCGGAGAACGGTTCTCGGCCGGCATCATCGGAGCCGAGTTCGCGATCGCCTCGGCAGCCGCCACCCTGGCAGACGCCCGATTCGATCGACCGACGGGCCGTTCCGCCCCGGTACAACCCACCCGTGCCGCTCGAGCCGGGTCCGGTGGCCCCGGAGCCCAACCGACACTTGCCCGCACAGTCGCGGCCCGAGGAGTTTCCGGCACCGACTGGAGGTTGGTCGCCCCAACCGTGGGCGGGTGCCCCCAATCCGTATCGGCCCAACAGTCAGGACCTCGGCGCGGATTCGCTGCTCAAGCGTCCCAAGCGCGCGTCGAACTCCGGATGGCGTCGAGGCGTTCACCGGCTGACCGGTGGTGTCATCAATCCGGGTGAGTCGACCGCTGAGGAGCGGTACCGAAATCAGGTCGAGCGCATCCGCCAGCCCGTGCTCGGTGACTACCGGATCGCGTTCCTCTCGCTCAAGGGTGGTGTCGGCAAGACGACGACCACTCTCGGCCTCGGTTCGACGTTCGCGTCGTTGCGGGGAGATTGTGTCATCGCAGTGGACGCGAACCCCGATTTCGGCACCCTCGGAGAGCGGGTTCCGCGGCAGACGGCGTCGACCGTCCGAGACCTGTTGGCCGCCGCGCCGAACATTCGGCGCTACTCCGACATTCGCGAGCACACCTCGCAGGCACCGAGTCGACTGGAAGTGCTTGCGGGAGAGCGCGACCCGGCGGCGTCGGAAATGTTCGGCGAAGAGGACTACCGAGCCGTCATCGACATGCTGCAGGTCTACTACAACCTGATCCTGACCGATTGCGGAACCGGCATCATGCACTCGGCGATGAACGGGGTGCTGCAACTGGCGAATGCGCTGGTTCTGGTCAGCTCGCCGGCGGTCGACGGTGCGCGCAGTGCAGCGGCGACGTTGGACTGGCTGGAGCTGCACGGTTACGGACACCTGGTCGAGCGAACGGTAGTGGTGATCAGCTCGGTTCGTCCTGGCTCGTCGGCAGTGGACATGAACCTGCTGCAGCAGCATTTTCTCGAGCGCTGTCGAGCCGTCCTCGTCGTTCCGTTCGACGAGCATCTGGCCGAGGGTGCCGTGGTCGATCTCGACATGTTGCGCCCCCAGACCAGGAGCGCATTCGTCGAGCTCGCCGCCATGGTCGCGGACGATTTTCCAGCAGCGTCCGGCAGACACTCCGGCCCCCCGCGCTGA
- a CDS encoding tyrosine recombinase XerC, which produces MTDSLPPHLGIHIEEFAEHLRLGRERSEHTIRAYVADARSLLAHLADSDPEATIADLDLRAVRSWLAKYSAAGAARTSMARRTSSARTFGKWLERVGAVQIGPAERLAAPSSHRTLPGVLRHNQAAEALAAAESGAAELDPIALRDRLIVELLYATGVRVGELCGLDIDDVDTDRRLIRVLGKGNKERSAPYGMPAAHALENWLVSGRPELADERSGAALLLGRRGGRLDQRQARTAVHAVLDTVPGGPSLGPHGLRHTAATHLLEGGADLRVVQELLGHASLATTQIYTHVSVERLRAVHDQAHPRA; this is translated from the coding sequence ATGACCGATTCGCTGCCGCCCCACCTCGGCATCCACATCGAAGAGTTCGCCGAACACCTTCGACTCGGTCGAGAGCGCTCCGAGCACACCATCCGCGCCTACGTCGCGGATGCTCGATCGCTCCTCGCGCATCTGGCGGACTCCGACCCCGAAGCGACCATCGCCGATCTCGATCTCCGCGCTGTGCGCTCCTGGTTGGCGAAGTATTCGGCGGCCGGTGCGGCCAGAACCTCGATGGCCAGGCGCACATCGTCGGCGCGGACCTTCGGCAAGTGGCTCGAGCGGGTGGGAGCGGTGCAGATCGGGCCTGCAGAACGGTTGGCAGCACCGTCGAGTCACCGGACTTTGCCCGGTGTACTGCGCCACAATCAAGCGGCCGAGGCATTGGCCGCTGCCGAATCGGGTGCTGCCGAGCTCGATCCGATCGCGCTGAGAGACCGGCTCATCGTCGAGCTCCTGTACGCAACCGGGGTCCGCGTCGGAGAGCTGTGCGGACTCGACATCGACGACGTCGACACCGATCGCCGCCTGATTCGCGTTCTGGGTAAAGGAAACAAGGAACGTTCTGCGCCGTACGGCATGCCGGCAGCACACGCACTGGAGAACTGGCTCGTCAGCGGCAGGCCGGAATTGGCCGATGAGCGATCCGGGGCCGCGCTGTTGCTGGGTAGGCGAGGTGGGCGGCTCGACCAGCGGCAGGCCAGAACAGCAGTTCATGCCGTGCTCGACACCGTTCCCGGTGGCCCCAGCCTCGGTCCGCACGGCTTGCGCCACACAGCAGCGACCCATCTCCTCGAAGGCGGTGCCGATCTCAGGGTGGTGCAGGAGTTGCTGGGGCACGCCTCCCTCGCGACCACGCAGATCTACACCCACGTATCGGTCGAACGGTTGCGTGCCGTGCACGATCAGGCTCACCCCCGAGCGTGA
- the frr gene encoding ribosome recycling factor, whose product MIDEALFDAEEKMEKAVSVARDDLSSIRTGRANPGMFSRIVIEYYGAATPITQLASISVPEARLVVIKPYESNQLGPIETAIRNSDLGVNPTNDGNLIRIGVPQLTEERRREFVKQAKGKGEDAKVSIRNVRRKTMEELKRIQKDGEAGEDDVVRAENELDKTTAKYTASVDELVKRKEGELMEV is encoded by the coding sequence GTGATTGACGAAGCGCTCTTCGACGCCGAAGAGAAGATGGAGAAGGCCGTATCGGTTGCACGTGACGATCTGTCCTCGATCCGTACCGGGCGTGCCAACCCCGGAATGTTCTCGCGCATCGTCATCGAGTACTACGGAGCGGCGACGCCGATCACTCAGCTGGCGAGCATCAGCGTTCCGGAAGCTCGTCTGGTCGTGATCAAGCCGTACGAGTCGAATCAGCTGGGGCCGATCGAAACCGCGATCCGCAACTCGGACCTCGGCGTGAACCCCACGAACGACGGCAACCTGATTCGTATCGGTGTGCCGCAGTTGACCGAGGAACGACGCCGCGAATTCGTCAAGCAGGCGAAGGGCAAGGGCGAGGACGCGAAGGTCTCCATTCGCAACGTTCGCCGCAAGACGATGGAAGAGCTCAAGCGAATCCAGAAGGACGGCGAAGCGGGCGAGGACGACGTCGTGCGCGCGGAAAACGAGCTCGACAAGACGACCGCCAAGTACACCGCGTCGGTGGACGAACTCGTCAAGCGCAAAGAGGGCGAGTTGATGGAGGTCTGA
- a CDS encoding class I SAM-dependent methyltransferase, producing the protein MRGNRGGVIPSPNIWHWPHLYEAENRAQDVDGAVFEAIRSVADWASRTVVDVGCGSGFHLPIFAADADGVLGIEPHEPLAAAARSRVAGLSNVDVKVARADSLPVADASIDLVHARTAYFFGPGCGPGIREAMRVLRPGGALVVVDLDATASPYGDWMRADLPQYDPAAVEAFFDAQGFELLRVGTRWTFPDRRTLREVMGIEFSPRVARMAAGEVDGLALDVRYRIHVRYKPTGVELR; encoded by the coding sequence ATGCGCGGAAACCGCGGCGGGGTGATCCCCAGTCCCAACATCTGGCACTGGCCGCACCTGTACGAGGCAGAGAACCGTGCTCAAGATGTCGACGGTGCCGTGTTCGAGGCGATCAGGTCGGTCGCGGACTGGGCGTCCAGGACAGTTGTCGACGTGGGCTGCGGAAGCGGATTTCACCTTCCGATCTTTGCCGCCGATGCCGACGGTGTGCTGGGTATCGAGCCGCACGAACCGCTTGCGGCCGCGGCGAGATCGCGGGTGGCCGGCCTCTCGAACGTCGACGTGAAGGTCGCTCGAGCAGATTCGCTACCGGTCGCCGACGCGAGCATCGACCTCGTTCATGCCCGCACGGCGTACTTCTTCGGCCCCGGCTGCGGTCCGGGTATCCGCGAGGCGATGCGCGTCCTCCGGCCCGGCGGCGCACTGGTCGTGGTCGACCTCGACGCGACGGCGTCGCCGTACGGTGACTGGATGCGTGCGGATCTTCCGCAGTACGACCCTGCGGCCGTCGAGGCATTCTTCGATGCGCAGGGGTTCGAGCTGCTCCGCGTCGGCACCAGATGGACGTTTCCCGACCGTCGGACCTTGCGCGAGGTGATGGGAATCGAATTCTCCCCGCGAGTAGCGCGTATGGCGGCAGGGGAGGTCGACGGACTCGCTCTGGATGTGCGCTATCGCATCCACGTTCGGTACAAACCGACGGGAGTCGAATTGCGCTGA
- the pyrH gene encoding UMP kinase, protein MTDPAPDRPGFRRVMLKLGGEMFGGGQVGLDPDVVNNVAEQIAEVVATGVQVAVVIGGGNFFRGAELQQRGMDRSRSDYMGMLGTVMNCLALQDFLEKQGVATRVQTAITMGQVAEPYLPLRARRHLEKGRVVIFGAGMGMPYFSTDTTAAQRALEIGAEVLLMAKGVDGVYSADPRLDPDATMFDTITHREAIEQGLKVADATAFSLCMDNQMPMLVFNLLVQGNIARAVAGEKIGTLVTS, encoded by the coding sequence ATGACCGATCCGGCCCCTGACCGTCCCGGGTTCCGACGTGTGATGCTCAAACTGGGTGGGGAGATGTTCGGTGGCGGCCAAGTGGGGCTCGACCCGGATGTCGTGAACAACGTTGCCGAACAGATCGCCGAGGTGGTGGCCACCGGAGTTCAGGTCGCCGTGGTGATCGGTGGCGGAAACTTCTTCCGTGGTGCCGAACTGCAGCAGCGCGGAATGGATCGATCTCGCTCGGACTACATGGGCATGCTCGGCACGGTCATGAATTGCCTTGCACTGCAGGATTTCCTGGAAAAGCAGGGAGTGGCAACCAGGGTGCAGACGGCAATCACCATGGGCCAGGTCGCGGAGCCGTACTTACCGCTACGCGCGCGCAGGCACCTGGAGAAGGGCCGCGTGGTGATCTTCGGGGCCGGGATGGGGATGCCGTACTTCTCCACCGACACCACGGCCGCACAGCGCGCTCTCGAAATCGGAGCCGAGGTGCTGCTGATGGCAAAGGGCGTCGACGGCGTGTACTCGGCAGATCCGCGTCTGGACCCCGACGCGACGATGTTCGACACGATCACCCACCGCGAGGCGATCGAGCAGGGACTCAAAGTCGCCGACGCGACGGCCTTCAGCCTCTGCATGGACAACCAGATGCCGATGTTGGTGTTCAATTTGTTGGTTCAAGGAAACATTGCTCGCGCCGTGGCGGGCGAGAAGATCGGCACGCTGGTCACGTCGTGA
- the tsf gene encoding translation elongation factor Ts: MANYTAADVKRLRELTGSGMMDCKNALAENDGDYDKAVEYLRIKGAKDVGKRAERNTAEGLVVAEGGVLVEINSETDFVAKNDEFQTFAASVASTAAAGKPADVDALKALDLNGKTVETALNELSAKIGEKLEIRRVVSYEGNTATYLHKRSADLPPAVGVLVEYTGDGDAAGDAARAAAMQIAALKAKYVSRDEVPEDLVAAERRIAEETAREEGKPEQALPKIVEGRVNGFFKDVVLTEQKSVQDGNKTVKAILDEAGVTITRFSRFEVGAS; this comes from the coding sequence ATGGCGAACTACACTGCCGCCGACGTCAAGCGGCTCCGTGAGCTCACCGGCTCCGGAATGATGGACTGCAAGAACGCGCTCGCCGAGAACGACGGCGACTACGACAAGGCCGTCGAGTACCTGCGTATCAAGGGTGCCAAGGACGTCGGCAAGCGCGCCGAGCGCAACACCGCCGAGGGCCTCGTCGTCGCCGAAGGTGGCGTGCTCGTGGAGATCAACTCCGAGACCGACTTCGTGGCCAAGAACGACGAGTTCCAGACGTTCGCCGCGTCCGTCGCGTCGACGGCTGCAGCAGGCAAGCCGGCCGATGTCGACGCCCTCAAGGCGCTCGACCTGAACGGCAAGACCGTCGAAACGGCCCTGAACGAGTTGTCGGCCAAGATCGGCGAGAAGCTGGAAATCCGCCGCGTCGTGTCCTACGAGGGCAACACCGCGACGTACCTGCACAAGCGCAGCGCGGACCTGCCGCCTGCCGTCGGCGTGCTGGTCGAATACACCGGTGACGGCGACGCCGCAGGCGATGCCGCTCGCGCGGCCGCCATGCAGATCGCCGCGCTCAAGGCCAAGTACGTCAGCCGTGACGAGGTCCCCGAGGATCTGGTTGCGGCCGAGCGTCGCATCGCCGAAGAGACCGCTCGCGAAGAAGGCAAGCCGGAGCAGGCTCTGCCGAAGATCGTCGAAGGTCGCGTCAACGGATTCTTCAAGGACGTCGTTCTCACCGAGCAGAAGTCGGTTCAGGACGGCAACAAGACCGTGAAGGCCATTCTCGACGAGGCCGGCGTGACCATCACCCGCTTCTCTCGATTCGAGGTCGGCGCCAGCTAG
- a CDS encoding siderophore-interacting protein has translation MPRKKTTLSVLRTEALTPHMYRVYLGGENFDDFDAIEETDAYVKLFFGTDDDPIMRTYTVRSVDTSAREIAIDFVVHGDEGVAGPWATKAKPGDEMSFFGPSGGYAPRPDADWHLFAGDESAIPAISAAVEALPEDAIAKVFIEVADRHDEIYMETLAVVDVTWVHRGASSNDVGDDLAGDNAPLIAAVKGTEWLPGQAQVFVHGEAQAVMHNIRPYIRKERGVGAEWASISGYWRRGRTEENFRVWKRELAQAEAGVDA, from the coding sequence GTGCCACGCAAGAAAACCACCCTGTCCGTCCTGCGCACCGAGGCGCTCACCCCGCACATGTACCGGGTGTACCTCGGCGGAGAGAATTTCGACGACTTCGACGCGATCGAGGAGACCGACGCCTACGTCAAGCTGTTCTTCGGAACCGACGACGATCCGATCATGCGCACCTACACCGTTCGATCCGTCGACACGAGTGCGCGCGAGATCGCGATCGACTTCGTGGTGCACGGCGACGAAGGAGTTGCCGGGCCGTGGGCCACCAAGGCGAAGCCGGGGGACGAGATGTCGTTCTTCGGTCCGTCCGGTGGGTACGCCCCTCGACCCGACGCGGACTGGCATCTGTTCGCAGGTGACGAATCGGCGATTCCCGCTATCTCGGCCGCCGTGGAGGCGCTGCCCGAAGACGCCATCGCCAAAGTCTTCATCGAAGTTGCCGACCGTCACGACGAGATCTACATGGAGACGCTCGCCGTCGTCGATGTCACCTGGGTTCACCGGGGTGCATCCTCGAACGACGTCGGCGACGACCTGGCCGGCGACAACGCTCCCTTGATCGCAGCAGTCAAGGGCACGGAATGGCTGCCCGGCCAGGCGCAGGTTTTCGTGCACGGTGAGGCGCAGGCCGTGATGCACAACATCCGGCCCTACATTCGCAAGGAGCGTGGGGTCGGTGCCGAGTGGGCGTCGATCTCGGGCTACTGGCGTCGAGGGCGGACCGAGGAGAACTTCCGAGTGTGGAAGCGCGAGCTCGCGCAGGCCGAAGCCGGTGTCGACGCCTGA
- a CDS encoding M23 family metallopeptidase, giving the protein MNIRLALRASSIGVVVALSLSTAVASAAPGDFTWPLQPKPRIVTPFDRPDQNWLPGHRGVDLAAEEGRSVLAVADGTVVFAGSVAGKPVVSVDHPGGLRSTYEPVTASVAAGTRVRRGTVLGSLASGHEGCSSACLHWGIRRGREYLDPTALVRTRPIRLKPVDGPSR; this is encoded by the coding sequence GTGAACATTCGTCTCGCACTACGGGCATCGTCGATCGGCGTCGTGGTCGCCCTCTCGCTCTCGACGGCGGTGGCATCGGCCGCTCCGGGCGACTTCACCTGGCCGTTGCAACCGAAGCCCCGCATCGTCACCCCGTTCGACCGCCCCGACCAGAATTGGCTTCCCGGACACCGCGGTGTCGACCTGGCCGCCGAGGAGGGCCGATCGGTACTGGCGGTGGCCGACGGCACGGTGGTGTTCGCCGGTTCGGTCGCGGGGAAACCCGTCGTGTCGGTCGACCATCCGGGAGGACTGCGATCGACGTACGAGCCGGTGACGGCCTCGGTTGCGGCAGGAACCCGGGTCCGACGCGGAACGGTGCTGGGTTCGCTGGCGTCCGGACACGAGGGCTGCTCGTCCGCATGTTTGCACTGGGGCATCAGGCGGGGCCGCGAATACCTCGATCCGACGGCTCTGGTGCGCACCCGTCCGATCAGACTGAAACCAGTCGACGGACCGAGCCGGTGA
- a CDS encoding phosphatidate cytidylyltransferase: MNREELTTVVGPDRQEGSGTPAASSGVAAAKSAGKAGRNLPAAIGVGGSLGIGLILVLVFVPLVWIGVVAVALAVATYEVSKRLREGGVLVPRIPLILGGQAMIWLGWPFGAVGVLSAAVGTVVVCMVWLLLRQGFGTAPKNYLEELSVTVLVACWLPLLASFAVLMVLQDNGAGRILVFVIGVVCSDVGGYIAGVLFGKHPMAPAISPKKSWEGLVGSLIFCVIGCLLTVTLILEANSMIGVLLGVVLVVTGTLGDLIESQVKRDLRIKDMGSLLPGHGGIMDRLDSLLPSAFVAWLVFTVLL; this comes from the coding sequence ATGAATCGCGAGGAGTTGACGACAGTGGTGGGACCGGATCGGCAGGAGGGCAGCGGTACGCCCGCTGCCTCGTCCGGGGTCGCTGCCGCGAAGTCCGCCGGGAAAGCCGGCCGTAATCTGCCTGCCGCGATCGGCGTCGGCGGCAGCTTGGGTATCGGGTTGATTCTCGTGCTCGTGTTCGTCCCGCTGGTGTGGATCGGTGTCGTCGCGGTTGCGTTGGCGGTCGCGACGTACGAGGTCTCCAAGCGGCTCCGTGAGGGCGGTGTGCTGGTTCCGCGCATCCCGCTGATTCTCGGCGGTCAGGCCATGATCTGGCTGGGCTGGCCGTTCGGTGCCGTCGGAGTACTCAGTGCCGCGGTGGGCACCGTTGTGGTCTGCATGGTGTGGCTGTTACTCCGTCAAGGCTTCGGCACCGCACCCAAGAATTACCTCGAAGAACTCTCGGTCACCGTTCTGGTGGCCTGTTGGTTACCGCTCCTGGCCTCGTTCGCCGTTCTGATGGTTCTGCAGGACAACGGTGCCGGCCGCATCCTGGTGTTCGTCATCGGCGTCGTCTGTTCGGACGTCGGCGGTTACATCGCCGGCGTGTTGTTCGGCAAACACCCGATGGCACCGGCGATCAGCCCGAAGAAGTCCTGGGAGGGGCTCGTCGGGTCGCTCATCTTCTGCGTCATCGGTTGCCTGCTGACGGTGACCCTGATCCTCGAGGCGAACTCGATGATCGGTGTGTTGCTGGGAGTCGTGCTTGTCGTCACGGGCACCCTGGGTGACCTCATCGAATCGCAGGTCAAGCGCGACCTGAGAATCAAGGACATGGGCTCGTTGCTCCCCGGGCACGGCGGCATCATGGACCGACTCGACTCGCTGCTGCCGTCGGCGTTCGTTGCATGGCTCGTCTTCACCGTCCTGCTCTGA
- a CDS encoding HpcH/HpaI aldolase/citrate lyase family protein, whose protein sequence is METPVASGVAPDRARSWLLVPATKPDTFGDAVASGVDAVILDIEDAVAPAKKPAAREAVVQWLSQGNSAWVRINDATTPYWADDLAALSGLPGLVGVMLAKTESGGQVEATAARLAPGTPILALVESAMGLEAATEIARADSTFRLAFGSGDFRRDTGMSDDPLAMAYPRSRLVVSSRVARLPGPIDGPTLTANDSILGRDAALTLSMGMAGKLCMHTDQVAIVNRELAPSPTDVSWARDVIDALGADGAHVKDGSDLPRLAKALKISELAEVFGISGAS, encoded by the coding sequence ATGGAGACACCAGTGGCATCCGGCGTTGCCCCCGACCGCGCGCGATCCTGGCTGCTGGTGCCCGCAACCAAGCCCGACACCTTCGGCGATGCAGTCGCGTCGGGAGTCGATGCCGTCATCCTCGACATCGAGGACGCCGTCGCTCCGGCCAAGAAGCCCGCCGCACGCGAGGCTGTTGTTCAGTGGCTGAGCCAGGGCAATTCCGCATGGGTGCGCATCAACGATGCAACAACCCCGTACTGGGCCGACGATCTCGCCGCGTTGTCCGGTCTCCCCGGTCTGGTCGGCGTCATGCTCGCCAAGACCGAAAGCGGTGGACAGGTCGAGGCGACCGCGGCCCGGCTGGCACCCGGTACCCCGATTCTGGCGTTGGTCGAGTCGGCCATGGGCCTCGAAGCGGCTACCGAGATCGCCCGCGCGGATTCGACCTTCCGTCTCGCTTTCGGCAGCGGCGACTTCCGACGCGACACCGGTATGAGTGACGATCCACTGGCCATGGCCTACCCCCGCTCGCGCCTGGTCGTCTCCTCACGGGTGGCACGACTGCCCGGACCCATCGACGGTCCGACGTTGACCGCGAACGACAGCATCCTCGGACGCGATGCAGCCTTGACGCTGTCGATGGGCATGGCAGGCAAACTGTGCATGCACACCGATCAGGTGGCCATCGTCAACCGCGAATTGGCACCCTCACCCACGGACGTGTCCTGGGCACGCGATGTGATCGATGCTCTCGGTGCCGACGGTGCTCACGTCAAAGACGGTAGCGACCTGCCTCGGCTGGCGAAGGCGCTCAAGATCAGCGAACTCGCCGAGGTTTTCGGAATCTCCGGCGCGTCCTGA
- the dprA gene encoding DNA-processing protein DprA encodes MTHDARRLAWAYLSRVAQGPHRLVVDHAAAHGPEAAAAAVRAGRLGERLEVRAHIDTAAADLDHIGALGGRLITPDDDEWPAWRFLGFDGSGLTAGVDTCPPIALWALGNRPVATATERSVSIVGTRASSPYGDHVTAEISADLALDGWTIISGAAFGIDAAAHRAALGVEGTTMAVLACGVDRAYPAGHSRLLRQIADHGLVLSEYAPGTTPAKHRFLARNRLVAALGSAVVVVEAGWRSGARNTAAWAKKLGRPVLAVPGPVTSPTSKGCHRMIRDGEAVLVSSSHDVVAEAGALGSPEEWRPDLFRETDALSETGLLIYDALPATGSLSSRELSEQSGVPIGKVRAALPVLEMDGFVASDETGWFRVVRG; translated from the coding sequence ATGACCCACGACGCACGCCGACTCGCGTGGGCATATCTGTCGCGGGTGGCGCAGGGCCCGCATCGACTCGTGGTCGACCATGCCGCGGCGCACGGCCCGGAAGCGGCCGCTGCGGCGGTGCGGGCAGGCCGATTGGGCGAGCGGCTCGAGGTACGTGCCCACATCGACACCGCTGCAGCCGATCTCGATCACATCGGCGCGCTGGGTGGCCGGTTGATCACTCCCGACGACGACGAGTGGCCGGCGTGGAGATTCCTCGGCTTCGACGGATCGGGTCTGACCGCAGGGGTGGACACCTGTCCTCCGATTGCGTTGTGGGCGCTCGGAAATCGGCCCGTCGCAACGGCCACCGAAAGATCGGTGTCGATCGTGGGGACCCGTGCATCGAGCCCGTACGGGGATCACGTGACCGCAGAAATTTCGGCAGACCTCGCACTCGACGGTTGGACCATCATTTCGGGAGCGGCCTTCGGGATCGATGCCGCGGCGCATCGGGCGGCTCTCGGAGTAGAGGGAACGACGATGGCGGTGCTCGCCTGTGGCGTCGACCGTGCGTATCCGGCGGGGCATTCGCGATTGCTGCGACAGATAGCCGATCACGGGCTGGTCCTGAGCGAATACGCACCGGGCACCACCCCTGCCAAGCATCGCTTCCTCGCTCGCAACAGACTCGTTGCGGCACTCGGATCGGCAGTGGTGGTGGTCGAGGCCGGGTGGCGCAGCGGGGCTCGCAACACTGCGGCATGGGCGAAAAAACTGGGTCGTCCGGTACTCGCGGTTCCCGGCCCGGTCACATCACCCACGTCCAAGGGGTGCCATCGCATGATCCGCGACGGCGAGGCCGTGCTGGTGTCGAGCTCGCACGATGTCGTTGCCGAGGCCGGTGCCCTCGGGTCGCCGGAGGAATGGCGGCCCGACCTCTTTCGGGAGACGGATGCGCTCTCGGAGACCGGATTGTTGATCTACGACGCGTTGCCGGCAACCGGGTCGCTGTCGAGCCGCGAGTTGTCCGAACAGTCCGGTGTGCCGATCGGCAAGGTGCGCGCTGCACTGCCTGTGCTGGAAATGGACGGCTTCGTTGCCAGCGACGAGACGGGGTGGTTCCGCGTGGTGCGGGGATGA